In Penicillium psychrofluorescens genome assembly, chromosome: 5, a single window of DNA contains:
- a CDS encoding uncharacterized protein (ID:PFLUO_007975-T1.cds;~source:funannotate), with protein sequence MLLLRSPILTQGLPREAILCSQCLVRRSMPHSALRQFWSSSHRRTGIANDPPSTLHKTYFSPNRLHDSSESNSSVLSSLASTNATKTPTAAASQNSTDPSSTETAPARSMATESVENELPHRRRKRLKEQIPETGQAEPVIPPDASAQLSAFSSALPTTSIRRKLAAFLALTKPRLSFLILLTTTSAYGMYPISSLLTLDPAMTPLPTLSTSTLTFIYLTAGTFLSSCSANTLNMILEPKYDALMSRTRNRPLVRGLVSRRAAVLFAIGTAITGLSFLYIGTNPTVTALSATNICLYAFVYTPLKRIHVINTWVGAVVGAIPPMMGWLAAEGQTATTGHDNWRDMLFSQESIGGWLLGGVLFAWQFPHFNALSHTIREEYKAAGYKMLCWTNPAHNARVALRYSILMFPISIGLWWFNVVGHGFLVGSSVANGWLVREAYRFWQHQGAQGTARGLFWASIWQLPILLVGGLVTKKGLWDGVWQKIFGQPDDEDEDEYLYYDEEGDSSQQTPASSRTNPRSSTSSNRTSVLSTA encoded by the coding sequence atgCTGCTTCTGCGGTCGCCCATCCTCACGCAGGGGCTGCCTCGAGAGGCCATATTGTGCTCGCAATGTCTGGTGCGCAGATCCATGCCGCACTCTGCTCTGCGCCAGTTCTGGTCGTCCTCGCACCGGCGGACAGGCATCGCCAATGACCCCCCTTCGACCCTCCACAAGACATATTTCTCACCTAATCGCCTACATGATTCCTCAGAGAGCAATAGCAGTGTGCTATCCTCATTAGCATCTACCAATGCCACAAAAacccccaccgccgccgcgagtCAGAACTCGACAGACCCGAGTTCGACCGAGACAGCCCCAGCGCGGTCAATGGCTACAGAATCCGTCGAGAACGAGCTGCCACATCGACGGAGAAAGCGTCTGAAGGAACAAATACCAGAGACGGGTCAGGCAGAGCCCGTGATCCCTCCCGATGCGTCGGCGCAATTGTCTGCTTTCTCGTCTGCCctgcccaccacctccatccGCCGCAAATTGGCGGCCTTTCTCGCCCTGACAAAACCTCGATTATCCTTTCTGATCCTCCTCACTACAACCTCCGCATATGGAATGTATCCAATCTCTTCCTTGCTCACACTCGACCCGGCCATGACCCCACTGCCCACTCTCTCGACTTCGACCCTGACCTTCATCTACCTTACGGCGGGCACATTCCTATCCTCATGCAGTGCAAACACACTGAACATGATCCTTGAACCCAAGTACGACGCTCTGATGTCGCGCACTCGCAATCGCCCTTTGGTCCGCGGGCTGGTCTCGCGGCGCGCGGCCGTGCTttttgccattggcaccgCGATCACTGGCCTTTCATTCCTATACATTGGTACAAACCCGACAGTCACCGCGCTCTCCGCAACAAATATCTGTCTGTATGCGTTCGTTTACACGCCGCTGAAGCGCATCCACGTCATCAACACCTGGGTCGGCGCCGTTGTCGGTGCCATCCCGCCGATGATGGGATGGCTCGCTGCAGAGGGCCAGACCGCGACTACGGGCCACGATAACTGGCGAGATATGCTCTTTAGCCAAGAAAGCATCGGCGGGTGGCTCCTCGGCGGTGTTCTGTTTGCCTGGCAATTTCCGCATTTCAACGCTCTCTCGCACACCATCCGTGAGGAATACAAGGCTGCTGGGTATAAGATGTTGTGCTGGACGAACCCCGCCCATAACGCCCGGGTTGCTCTCCGCTATTCCATTCTGATGTTCCCAATTTCCATTGGGCTGTGGTGGTTCAACGTCGTCGGCCACGGGTTCTTGGTTGGAAGCAGTGTCGCCAACGGCTGGCTCGTCCGTGAAGCGTACCGCTTCTGGCAGCACCAGGGTGCACAGGGCACTGCCCGTGGCTTATTCTGGGCGAGTATCTGGCAGCTGCCTATTCTTCTGGTCGGTGGCCTAGTCACCAAGAAGGGTTTGTGGGACGGCGTCTGGCAGAAGATCTTCGGACAGCcggacgatgaggatgaggacgagtATCTGTACTATGACGAGGAGGGTGATTCCTCGCAGCAGACTCCGGCTTCGTCTCGCACCAATCCccgctcttccacctcgTCGAACCGCACTAGTGTCTTATCCACGGCATGA
- a CDS encoding uncharacterized protein (ID:PFLUO_007976-T1.cds;~source:funannotate) — protein sequence MLLQTVSARAVRLRSIYVELSHFAQRHAAWSAPRRLAPIAAPRQFRSQAYLRERATPELPAFLKTYKEAVEFPPATYDFETFFANAEPNTQVVLHGYLGSLSAISKSLSFATLVDPTMEHRIQLVALKNAIEKLKAVNKHSPVAVRGTVQRKKSKASDSVPKSSKDIWELVLEDIHVLNDFPKEIVMKPETVFPPEQRYLQLRSDAELREALMFRAKVHNVCKVELEGHCRPAFVEIETPLLFKSTPEGAREFLVPTRRPGLAYALPQSPQQYKQILMASGLPRYYQFARCFRDEDLRADRQPEFTQLDLEMSFATGDDVMRTVEGIIRRLWSSLMKDPAPEGPFRRLSYHDAMARYGSDKPDTRYGMEIIRLDHLLPVDLVNKISPLHDPIVEAFKLEANDNDPTETSKLISQFLDSPAGAPFNANPDGAPGVFVYNGKAPLCGLQPFGFEAAEQAEELLDPDHGDLIILQARPRAPFTAGSTPIGDLRRALHASAVSTGFKPAPTGFDFLWVVDFPLFSPSSDSEPGQGGAAGITSTHHPFTAPKTPMDVDLLLTNPTQAVADHYDLVVNGVELGGGSRRIHDAAVQEFILRDILQMRPERLEDFSHLLDALRAGCPPHAGLALGFDRLVAVMLGKESVRDVIAFPKTGKGGDDAMVRAPSPMTEEALETYHLRLRE from the exons ATGCTCCTGCAAACTGTGTCAGCGCGCGCAGTGCGGCTGCGCTCGATTTATGTCGAGCTGTCCCATTTCGCCCAGCGCCACGCGGCGTGGTCAGCGCCGCGTCGTCTTGCGCCAATAGCTGCCCCGAGACAATTCCGCAGCCAGGCTTATCTGCGGGAGCGGGCTACTCCAGAACTGCCGGCGTTTTTGAAGACATACAAAGAAGCAG TGGAATTCCCGCCGGCCACTTATGACTTCGAGACCTTCTTCGCAAACGCCGAGCCCAACACCCAAGTCGTGCTGCATGGCTACCTAGGCTCTCTGTCGGCAATTTCCAAGTCACTGTCGTTCGCGACGCTGGTCGATCCGACAATGGAACACCGTATCCAACTGGTAGCTCTTAAGAACGCGATCGAGAAACTCAAAGCAGTTAATAAACACAGCCCTGTGGCCGTGCGCGGCACGGTacaaaggaagaaaagcaaggCATCTGACTCGGTCCCGAAATCTTCTAAAGATATATGGGAGCTTGTGCTAGAGGATATTCATGTGTTGAACGACTTCCCGAAAGAAATCGTCATGAAACCTGAGACGGTATTCCCGCCCGAGCAGCGGTATCTGCAGCTGCGCTCGGATGCGGAATTACGTGAAGCGCTGATGTTTCGAGCAAAGGTGCATAATGTGTGCAAGGTGGAATTGGAGGGGCACTGTCGGCCGGCATTTGTCGAGATCGAGACTCCGCTGCTGTTCAAGTCAACGCCGGAGGGGGCACGGGAATTCCTCGTCCCGACGCGCAGACCAGGGCTAGCCTATGCCTTGCCCCAAAGTCCGCAGCAATACAAGCAGATTCTCATGGCGAGTGGCTTGCCGAGGTACTATCAGTTTGCGCGCTGCTTCCGCGATGAGGATCTGAGGGCTGATCGGCAGCCGGAGTTCACTCAG CTTGATCTGGAAATGTCTTTTGCAACAGGCGACGATGTGATGCGCACCGTCGAGGGCATCATCCGCCGCCTCTGGTCGTCTCTAATGAAAGACCCAGCACCTGAGGGCCCATTCCGGCGCCTCTCCTACCATGATGCCATGGCTCGGTACGGCTCAGACAAGCCAGATACCAGGTACGGCATGGAGATCATCCGACTCGACCATCTACTACCAGTCGACCTGGTAAACAAAATCTCACCACTCCACGACCCCATCGTAGAAGCCTTCAAACTGGAAGCCAACGACAACGACCCCACCGAAACAAGCAAATTAATCTCCCAGTTCCTCGACTCCCCCGCCGGAGCACCCTTCAATGCCAACCCAGACGGCGCCCCAGGTGTATTCGTGTACAACGGCAAGGCACCGCTCTGCGGCCTGCAGCCATTTGGCTTCGAGgccgccgagcaggccgaagAACTCCTCGATCCAGATCACGGCGACCTAATTATTCTCCAAGCACGACCACGCGCCCCATTCACGGCGGGCTCGACTCCAATCGGCGACCTGCGCCGCGCGCTACACGCGTCCGCCGTGTCAACGGGCTTCAAGCCCGCCCCCACGGGATTCGACTTCCTCTGGGTCGTCGACTTCCCTCtcttctcgccgtcctcggactcggagccCGGTCAGGGTGGCGCAGCGGGCATCACCTCCACGCATCACCCCTTCACAGCGCCCAAGACACCCATGGACGTCGACCTGCTCCTCACAAACCCCACGCAAGCTGTCGCAGACCACTACGACCTCGTCGTGAACGGCgtcgagctcggcggcggtAGTCGGCGTATCCACGACGCTGCCGTGCAGGAGTTCATCCTGCGTGATATCCTCCAGATGAGGCCTGAGCGCCTCGAGGATTTTTCGCACCTGCTTGATGCCCTCCGCGCCGGCTGTCCGCCGCATGCTGGGTTGGCGCTAGGCTTTGACCGCCTTGTCGCTGTTATGCTGGGCAAGGAGTCTGTGAGAGATGTTATCGCCTTCCCGAAGACGGGGAAGGGTGGCGACGATGCCATGGTCCGCGCACCGAGTCCGATGACTGAGGAGGCGTTGGAGACGTATCATCTGCGGCTGAGAGAGTAG
- a CDS encoding uncharacterized protein (ID:PFLUO_007974-T1.cds;~source:funannotate), producing the protein MDVLQKVIDPLQPYLRPVVSYIPEPVHDAVISLIGSPCHSALLLDLDVTKDPACTSLAISKALGIAIVGASAIVKVPQTLKLINSRSSAGVSFVSYALETASLLITLSYGVRNNFPFSTYGESAFIAIQDVAVGVLVLTFAGRSAAAATFVAVVAASVYALLFDQTLVDAQTMAYLQAGAGALGVASKAPQILTIWREGGTGQLSAFAVFNYLFGSLSRIFTTIQEVDDKLILYGFVAGFTLNVILAGQMVYYWNSPAPKKKSVRKSADRQTMAQSTGVSPSPQGKGPTTRRRG; encoded by the exons ATGGACGTCCTCCAGAAAGTCATCGATCCGCTGCAGCCCTATCTGCGCCCCGTCGTGTCCTACATTCCCGAACCCGTGCACGATGCCGTCATCTCCTTGATCGGGTCGCCCTGCCACAGCGCGCTGCTGCTTGATCTGGATGTGACAAAGGACCCGGCCTGCACGTCGCTGGCGATCTCCAAGGCCCTTGGAATTGCTATTGTCGGCGCTAGCGCGATCGTCAAAGTCCCTCAAACCCTGAAGCTGATCAACTCGCGCTCGTCAGCCGGCGTGTCGTTCGTCTCGTACGCGCTGGAGACGGCCAGCCTGCTCATCACGCTGTCGTATGGCGTGCGCAACAACTTCCCCTTCAGCACCTATGGGGAATCGgccttcatcgccatccaagATGTCGCCGTCGGGGTCCTGGTCTTGACATTTGCCGGCCGCTCCGCTGCGGCAGCCACCTTCGTTGCCGTGGTCGCGGCGAGCGTGTACGCGCTGCTGTTCGACCAGACCCTGGTCGACGCGCAGACTATGGCGTATCTGCAGGCCGGTGCGGGTGCGCTGGGTGTCGCGAGCAAAGCGCCTCAAATTCTTACCATCTGGCGCGAGGGAGGAACCGGACAGCTGAGCGCGTTCGCG GTCTTCAACTACCTCTTCGGGTCTCTTTCCCGCATCTTCACCACGATCCAGGAGGTTGACGACAAGCTCATCCTCTACGGATTCGTCGCCGGTTTTACTCTGAACGTCATTCTCGCCGGGCAGATGGTGTACTATTGGAACTCACCAgcgccgaagaagaagtcggtcCGCAAGTCGGCAGACAGACAAACCATGGCCCAAAGCACCGGCGTGTCTCCTTCGCCCCAGGGCAAGGGGCCGACCACGCGACGACGGGGTTAG